From the genome of Biomphalaria glabrata chromosome 1, xgBioGlab47.1, whole genome shotgun sequence, one region includes:
- the LOC106051192 gene encoding frataxin, mitochondrial-like, protein MSLNRITGFCKIVNECRSLRQMQGVRQLRLKNGSDQLKKEKLAEKIVNANVKKQFIYLDYNKCYHVSATNHSSEGQHLRATEISNSEYERLAEETLDSLSEFFEELPETEACNEDYDCAFGNGVLTVHLGSTEGTYVLNKQTPNKQIWLSSPLSGPKRFDYYEGQWVYLRDGTGLHKLLEEEIFELTGIKVDLKKCKFYTYGIAERMSKTN, encoded by the exons ATGAGCTTAAATCGTATTACGGGATTTTGCAAAATTGTAAATGAATGTCGTTCTCTTCGACAAATGCAAGGAGTGAGGCAATTACGTCTAAAAAATGGTTCGGATCAATTG aaaaaagaaaaactggcagaaaaaattgtaaatgcaaatgtgaaaaaaCAGTTTATTTACTTGGATTACAACAAATGTTATCATGTGTCTGCAACAAACCATTCCTCTGAGGGGCAACATTTAAG ggCCACAGAGATTTCCAACTCAGAGTATGAGCGTTTGGCCGAGGAGACACTGGATTCATTATCTGAGTTCTTTGAGGAGTTGCCAGAGACTGAAGCTTGCAATGAGGACTATGACTGTGCTTTTGGG AATGGTGTCCTGACAGTTCACCTTGGAAGTACAGAAGGTACATATGTCCTGAACAAACAAACTCCCAATAAACAGATCTGGTTGTCCTCTCCACTTAG tGGTCCCAAACGATTTGACTACTATGAGGGCCAGTGGGTTTATCTGAGAGATGGCACAGGCCTTCATAAACTTCTTGAAGAGGAGATTTTCGAACTAACCGGAATCAAAGTTGACCTCAAAAAGTGCAAATTCTACACATATGGGATTGCAGAGCGTATGTCAAAGACTAACTGA
- the LOC106061561 gene encoding villin-1-like isoform X3, with amino-acid sequence MLARNVVSEIDRVLNRVSFISFESECSETVMFRSLFKNGIVTVEGKSIATKVTSGCYNNRLYHVKGGQFLSATCMECSALAITDDNVIILDGYPRVYVCIGKNVDFILREKTLQLAKLINDQHGAERSQIIVMDENDEHLKKGFATKLDPNLPCYRQSSEEIFDEVIPQESLQLFKINGSRAEYDMPLVSSYPLHQKYLTSQGIFLLKVKTTQPVYIWVGQCADSFAISEALLNGQMFMQTHHFPASTPLCRVRENEEPTDFKKYFKDWKDKIHHTPSKAVHTYTVANIERALLSNCETQIIGKLKEIQKEVNVLECSKDYEVWLIDEHLIPLKTTSYPAFDRSHCYLILCHRTNGENKNCVLYYWMGERASSEKKKWALSVTLQCQSFLSNNCLMIRVLEGKEPKHFLTVLNSCLIVYDGGPNQDISTSDMNLNFENNVIIFCVRECHEDLVTVSQVQSSSKCLNSSATFVVMSRSQKYLWYGKNSTVLERDYAKHMMNHFCPERLHDYIIVGEDREPDQFWTCVLKHGEHLDQFPPKSLCCGELRLIMCNQSQEKWLFNDIYDFCHENLYESAIYILDTRDCILLWIGQSINEVTQDMISSIFSAYLSIDLTNRQESDIEIWILHQSNEPFLFSNMFGDICFKHAKIMYQLERKRLRIENALINLSRQEENADSSIDMQHLKLPDSEFHAVFRMRKSVFHHLPRWKQHQILKFKKMFSFCNLLVGFKGDNLP; translated from the exons ATGTTAGCCAGAAATGTAGTCAGTGAAATAGACAGAGTTTTAAACAGAGTTTCTTTTATATCCTTTGAG AGTGAATGTTCTGAGACAGTCATGTTTCGCTCTCTTTTTAAGAATGGCATTGT AACTGTGGAAGGTAAATCAATTGCAACTAAAGTCACATCTGGCTGCTATAATAATCGATTGTATCATGTCAAAGGGGGACAATTTCTTTCAGCCACTTGt ATGGAATGTTCTGCATTAGCTATCACTGATGACAATGTCATTATATTAGATGGCTATCCcagagtgtatgtgtgtataggCAAAAATGTAGATTTTATTTTGAGGGAAAAG actcTGCAGCTTGCAAAACTGATTAATGATCAACATGGAGCTGAAAGGAGTCAAATAATTGTGATGG ATGAAAATGATGAACATCTAAAAAAAGGATTTGCCACAAAGTTAGACCCAAATTTACCCTGCTACAGACAAAGTTCTGAAGAAATATTTGATGAAGTTATACCTCAGGAATCTTTACAACTGTTTAA aATCAATGGATCCAGAGCAGAGTATGACATGCCATTAGTGTCCAGCTATCCACTGCATCAAAAATATCTCACTAGTCAG GGCATATTCTtattaaaagttaaaacaaCGCAGCCAGTATATATTTGGGTTGGTCAATGTGCTGATTCATTTGCAATAAGTGAAGCTTTACTCAATggacag ATGTTTATGCAGACACATCATTTTCCTGCTTCTACACCTTTATGTCGTGTCCGAGAAAATGAAGAGCCtacagactttaaaaaatatttcaaagattGGAAAGACAAAATACACCATACTCCTTCTAAAGCAGTGCATACTTATACTGTAGCTAATATTG AGAGAGCACTTCTATCCAACTGTGAAACTCAAATCATTGGGAAGTTAAAAGAAATTCAAAAAGAGGTCAATGTTTTGGAATGTAGCAAGGACTATGAA GTTTGGTTGATAGATGAACACCTAATTCCCTTAAAGACCACTAGTTATCCAGCATTTGATAGAAGTCATTGTTATCTAATATTATGTCATCGAACTAatggagaaaacaaaaattgtgtaTTGTACTATTGGATG GGTGAAAGAGCATCaagtgaaaaaaagaaatgggcTCTGTCAGTGACACTGCAGTGTCAATCATTCTTAAGCAATAACTGCCTTATG aTCAGAGTTCTAGAAGGAAAGGAGCCAAAACATTTCTTAACAGTTTTAAACAGTTGCCTAATTGTG TATGATGGTGGCCCTAATCAAGACATATCAACTTCAGATATGAATCTCAACTTTGAGAACaatgtcatcattttctgtGTTAGAGAGTGCCATGAGGACCTTGTGACAGTCTCACaa GTTCAGTCAAGCTCAAAATGTCTGAACTCTTCTGCGACTTTTGTTGTAATGTCTAGATCCCAAAAGTACTTATGGTATGGCAAG AATTCTACTGTACTTGAGCGTGACTATGCTAAACACATGATGAACCACTTCTGTCCTGAAAG ATTGCATGATTACATTATTGTTGGTGAGGACAGAGAACCTGATCAGTTTTGGACTTGTGTCTTAAAGCATGGAGAACATTTAGATCAATTCCCCCCAAAA agtTTATGTTGTGGAGAACTTAGACTTATTATGTGTAATCAAAGTCAAGAAAAGtggctttttaatgatatcTATGATTTTTGTCAtgaa aacctTTATGAAAGTgccatatatattttagatacaAGGGATTGT aTTTTGCTGTGGATAGGTCAATCTATAAATGAAGTAACTCAAGATATGATTTCATCTATTTTTAGT gcCTACTTATCTATTGATCTTACCAACCGACAAGAATCTGACATAGAGATTTGGATACTTCATCAGTCTAATGAACCATTTTTGTTCTCCAATATGTTTGGGGATATCTGTTTTAAa caTGCAAAAATCATGTACCAGCTAGAAAGAAAAAGACTTAGAATAGAGAATGCTCTGATAAATTTGAGTAGGCAG GAAGAGAATGCTGATTCATCAATTGACATGCAACATTTAAAG TTGCCAGATTCAGAATTCCATGCTGTGTTTAGAATGAGAAAATCTGTGTTTCATCATTTACCAAGGTGGAAACAGCATcagatattaaaatttaaaaaaatgttttcattctgTAATTTATTAGTTGGATTTAAAGGGGATAATTTAccttag
- the LOC129925626 gene encoding uncharacterized protein LOC129925626, with protein MLELMNRISEKQAKEYCMLELMNRISEKQAKEYCMLELMNRISEKQAKEYCMLELMNRISEKQAKEYCMLELMNRISEKQAKEYCMLELMNRISEKHAKEYCMLELMNRISEKHAKEYCMLELMNRISEKHAKEYCMLELMNRISEKHAKEYCMLELMNRISEKQAKEYCMLELMNRISEKHAKEYCMLELMNRISEKHAKEYCMLELMNRISEKHAKEYCMLELMNRISEKHAKEYCMLELMNRISEKQAKEYCMLELMNRISEKQAKEYCMLELMNRISEKQAKEYCVLELMNRISEKHAKEYCMLELMNRISEKQAKEYCMLELMNRISEKQAKEYCVLELMNRISEKHAKEYCMLELMNRISEKQAKEYCVLELMNRISEKHAKEYCMLELMNRISEKHAKEYCMLELMNRISEKQAKEYCVLELMNRISEKQAKEYCVLELMNRISEKHAKEYCMLELMNRISEKHAKEYCMLELMNRISEKQAKEYCMLELMNRISEKQAKEYCVLELMNRISEKHAKEYCMLELMNRISEKHAKEYCMLELMNRISEKHAKEYCMLELMTRISEKHAKEYCMLELMNRISEKHAKEYCMLELMNRISEKHAKEYCMLELMNRISEKHAKEYCMLELMNRISEKQAKEYCMLELMNRISEKQAKEYCMLELMNRISEKHGKEYCMLELMNRISEKHAKEYCMLELMNRISEKHAKEYCMLELMNRISEKHAKEYCMLELMNRISEKHAKEYCMLELMNRISEKHAKECCMLELMNRISEKQAKEYCMLELMNRISEKQAKEYCMLELMNRISEKQAKEYCVLELMNRISEKHAKEYCMLELMNRISEKQAKEYCMLELMNRISEKQAKEYCVLELMNRISEKHAKEYCMLELMNRISEKQAKEYCVLELMNRISEKHAKEYCMLELMNRISEKHAKEYCMLELMNRISEKQAKEYCVLELMNRISEKQAKEYCVLELMNRISEKHAKEYCMLELMNRISEKHAKEYCMLELMNRISEKQAKEYCMLELMNRISEKQAKEYCVLELMNRISEKHAKEYCMLELMNRISEKHAKEYCMLELMNRISEKHAKEYCMLELMTRISEKHAKEYCMLELMNRISEKHAKEYCMLELMNRISEKHAKEYCMLELMNRISEKHAKEYCMLELMNRISEKQAKEYCMLELMNRISEKQAKEYCMLELMNRISEKHGKEYCMLELMNRISEKHAKEYCMLELMNRISEKHAKEYCMLELMTRISEKHAKEYCMLELMNRISEKHAKEYCMLELMNRISEKHAKEYCMLELMNRISEKHAKEYCMLELMNRISEKHAKEYCMLELNRISEKHAKEYCMLELMTRISEKHAKEYCMLELMNRISEKHAKEYCMLELMNRISEKHAKEYCMLELMNRISEKHAKEYCMLELMNRISEKHAKEYCMLELMNRISEKHAKEYCMLELMNRISEKHAKEYCMLELMNRISEKHAKEYCMLELMNRISEKHAKEYCIAERQHAKSRKDKTC; from the coding sequence ATGTTGGAATTGATGAACAGAATCAGCGAAAAACAAGCCAAGGAATACTGTATGTTGGAATTGATGAACAGAATCAGCGAAAAACAAGCCAAGGAATACTGTATGTTGGAATTGATGAACAGAATCAGCGAAAAACAAGCCAAGGAATACTGTATGTTGGAATTGATGAACAGAATCAGCGAAAAACAAGCCAAGGAATACTGTATGTTGGAATTGATGAACAGAATCAGCGAAAAACAAGCCAAGGAATACTGTATGTTGGAATTGATGAACAGAATCAGCGAGAAACATGCCAAGGAATACTGTATGTTGGAATTGATGAACAGAATCAGCGAGAAACATGCCAAGGAATACTGTATGTTGGAATTGATGAACAGAATCAGCGAGAAACATGCCAAGGAATACTGTATGTTGGAATTGATGAACAGAATCAGCGAGAAACATGCCAAGGAATACTGTATGTTGGAATTGATGAACAGAATCAGCGAGAAACAAGCCAAGGAATACTGTATGTTGGAATTGATGAACAGAATCAGCGAGAAACATGCCAAGGAATACTGTATGTTGGAATTGATGAACAGAATCAGCGAGAAACATGCCAAGGAATACTGTATGTTGGAATTGATGAACAGAATCAGCGAGAAACATGCCAAGGAATACTGTATGTTGGAATTGATGAACAGAATCAGCGAGAAACATGCCAAGGAATACTGTATGTTGGAATTGATGAACAGAATCAGCGAGAAACAAGCCAAGGAATACTGTATGTTGGAATTGATGAACAGAATCAGCGAGAAACAAGCCAAGGAATACTGTATGTTGGAATTGATGAACAGAATCAGCGAGAAACAAGCCAAGGAATACTGTGTGTTGGAATTGATGAACAGAATCAGCGAGAAACATGCCAAGGAATACTGTATGTTGGAATTGATGAACAGAATCAGCGAGAAACAAGCCAAGGAATACTGTATGTTGGAATTGATGAACAGAATCAGCGAGAAACAAGCCAAGGAATACTGTGTGTTGGAATTGATGAACAGAATCAGCGAGAAACATGCCAAGGAATACTGTATGTTGGAATTGATGAACAGAATCAGCGAGAAACAAGCCAAGGAATACTGTGTGTTGGAATTGATGAACAGAATCAGCGAGAAACATGCCAAGGAATACTGTATGTTGGAATTGATGAACAGAATCAGCGAGAAACATGCCAAGGAATACTGTATGTTGGAATTGATGAACAGAATCAGCGAGAAACAAGCCAAGGAATACTGTGTGTTGGAATTGATGAACAGAATCAGCGAGAAACAAGCCAAGGAATACTGTGTGTTGGAATTGATGAACAGAATCAGCGAGAAACATGCCAAGGAATACTGTATGTTGGAATTGATGAACAGAATCAGCGAGAAACATGCCAAGGAATACTGTATGTTGGAATTGATGAACAGAATCAGCGAGAAACAAGCCAAGGAATACTGTATGTTGGAATTGATGAACAGAATCAGCGAGAAACAAGCCAAGGAATACTGTGTGTTGGAATTGATGAACAGAATCAGCGAGAAACATGCCAAGGAATACTGTATGTTGGAATTGATGAACAGAATCAGTGAGAAACATGCCAAGGAATACTGTATGTTGGAATTGATGAACAGAATCAGCGAGAAACATGCCAAGGAATACTGTATGTTGGAATTGATGACCAGAATCAGCGAGAAACATGCCAAGGAATACTGTATGTTGGAATTGATGAACAGAATCAGCGAGAAACATGCCAAGGAATACTGTATGTTGGAATTGATGAACAGAATCAGCGAGAAACATGCCAAGGAATACTGTATGTTGGAATTGATGAACAGAATCAGCGAGAAACATGCCAAGGAATACTGTATGTTGGAATTGATGAACAGAATCAGCGAGAAACAAGCCAAGGAATACTGTATGTTGGAATTAATGAACAGAATCAGCGAGAAACAAGCCAAGGAATACTGTATGTTGGAATTGATGAACAGAATCAGCGAGAAACATGGCAAGGAATACTGTATGTTGGAATTGATGAACAGAATCAGTGAGAAACATGCCAAGGAATACTGTATGTTGGAATTGATGAACAGAATCAGCGAGAAACATGCCAAGGAATACTGTATGTTGGAATTGATGAACAGAATCAGCGAGAAACATGCCAAGGAATACTGTATGTTGGAATTGATGAACAGAATCAGCGAGAAACATGCCAAGGAATACTGTATGTTGGAATTGATGAACAGAATCAGCGAGAAACATGCCAAGGAATGCTGTATGTTGGAATTGATGAACAGAATCAGCGAGAAACAAGCCAAGGAATACTGTATGTTGGAATTGATGAACAGAATCAGCGAGAAACAAGCCAAGGAATACTGTATGTTGGAATTGATGAACAGAATCAGCGAGAAACAAGCCAAGGAATACTGTGTGTTGGAATTGATGAACAGAATCAGCGAGAAACATGCCAAGGAATACTGTATGTTGGAATTGATGAACAGAATCAGCGAGAAACAAGCCAAGGAATACTGTATGTTGGAATTGATGAACAGAATCAGCGAGAAACAAGCCAAGGAATACTGTGTGTTGGAATTGATGAACAGAATCAGCGAGAAACATGCCAAGGAATACTGTATGTTGGAATTGATGAACAGAATCAGCGAGAAACAAGCCAAGGAATACTGTGTGTTGGAATTGATGAACAGAATCAGCGAGAAACATGCCAAGGAATACTGTATGTTGGAATTGATGAACAGAATCAGCGAGAAACATGCCAAGGAATACTGTATGTTGGAATTGATGAACAGAATCAGCGAGAAACAAGCCAAGGAATACTGTGTGTTGGAATTGATGAACAGAATCAGCGAGAAACAAGCCAAGGAATACTGTGTGTTGGAATTGATGAACAGAATCAGCGAGAAACATGCCAAGGAATACTGTATGTTGGAATTGATGAACAGAATCAGCGAGAAACATGCCAAGGAATACTGTATGTTGGAATTGATGAACAGAATCAGCGAGAAACAAGCCAAGGAATACTGTATGTTGGAATTGATGAACAGAATCAGCGAGAAACAAGCCAAGGAATACTGTGTGTTGGAATTGATGAACAGAATCAGCGAGAAACATGCCAAGGAATACTGTATGTTGGAATTGATGAACAGAATCAGTGAGAAACATGCCAAGGAATACTGTATGTTGGAATTGATGAACAGAATCAGCGAGAAACATGCCAAGGAATACTGTATGTTGGAATTGATGACCAGAATCAGCGAGAAACATGCCAAGGAATACTGTATGTTGGAATTGATGAACAGAATCAGCGAGAAACATGCCAAGGAATACTGTATGTTGGAATTGATGAACAGAATCAGCGAGAAACATGCCAAGGAATACTGTATGTTGGAATTGATGAACAGAATCAGCGAGAAACATGCCAAGGAATACTGTATGTTGGAATTGATGAACAGAATCAGCGAGAAACAAGCCAAGGAATACTGTATGTTGGAATTAATGAACAGAATCAGCGAGAAACAAGCCAAGGAATACTGTATGTTGGAATTGATGAACAGAATCAGCGAGAAACATGGCAAGGAATACTGTATGTTGGAATTGATGAACAGAATCAGTGAGAAACATGCCAAGGAATACTGTATGTTGGAATTGATGAACAGAATCAGCGAGAAACATGCCAAGGAATACTGTATGTTGGAATTGATGACCAGAATCAGCGAGAAACATGCCAAGGAATACTGTATGTTGGAATTGATGAACAGAATCAGCGAGAAACATGCCAAGGAATACTGTATGTTGGAATTGATGAACAGAATCAGCGAGAAACATGCCAAGGAATACTGTATGTTGGAATTGATGAACAGAATCAGCGAGAAACATGCCAAGGAATACTGTATGTTGGAATTGATGAACAGAATCAGCGAGAAACATGCCAAGGAATACTGTATGTTGGAATTGAACAGAATCAGCGAGAAACACGCCAAGGAATACTGTATGTTGGAATTGATGACCAGAATCAGCGAGAAACATGCCAAGGAATACTGTATGTTGGAATTGATGAACAGAATCAGCGAGAAACATGCCAAGGAATACTGTATGTTGGAATTGATGAACAGAATCAGCGAGAAACATGCCAAGGAATACTGTATGTTGGAATTGATGAACAGAATCAGCGAGAAACATGCCAAGGAATACTGTATGTTGGAATTGATGAACAGAATCAGCGAGAAACATGCCAAGGAATACTGTATGTTGGAATTGATGAACAGAATCAGCGAGAAACATGCCAAGGAATACTGTATGTTGGAATTGATGAACAGAATCAGCGAGAAACATGCCAAGGAATACTGTATGTTGGAATTGATGAACAGAATCAGCGAGAAACATGCCAAGGAATACTGTATGTTGGAATTGATGAACAGAATCAGCGAGAAACATGCCAAGGAATACTGTATTGCGGAACGACAACACGCCAAAAGTCGAAAAGATAAAACGTGCTGA